Proteins encoded in a region of the Halorussus sp. MSC15.2 genome:
- a CDS encoding twin-arginine translocation signal domain-containing protein — MRPELPQTKLTMTEKNDTISSKESIEALTEKLGGPFDSRRDFLKKTTAMSAAGLGLSMGTGTVAASGQPAALTPKKKFEKFGDGKFILLENPEGGKFPQTRPVACGGSKEEYHVYQIFYLSEDADAAARESYLLVPTGTDVETAQVYKFAGEPAPCEGDEKGKFEFLKVAYEPVDLEDEDDDEEKEVDGATVTFRNQTYGGSKVTVQETFLPEEGFMAIHDLSLVADGLNPVDSVIGASELLDAGEHEDVEVPLFESVPGAEFNQDELQSTQALIAMPHKSTNDNETYDFVQSGGEKDGPFTRGGAAVVDIAFVVVE; from the coding sequence ATGAGACCGGAGCTACCGCAGACCAAACTGACAATGACTGAGAAAAACGACACCATTAGTTCGAAAGAGAGCATCGAGGCACTAACCGAAAAACTGGGCGGTCCGTTCGACTCCCGGCGAGACTTCCTCAAGAAGACAACTGCCATGTCGGCAGCGGGTCTTGGCCTATCGATGGGTACGGGCACCGTCGCGGCATCCGGACAGCCGGCCGCGCTCACGCCCAAAAAGAAGTTCGAGAAGTTCGGCGACGGCAAGTTCATCCTGCTGGAGAATCCCGAAGGTGGGAAGTTCCCCCAGACGCGTCCGGTCGCGTGCGGAGGGTCGAAAGAGGAATACCACGTCTACCAGATATTCTATCTCTCGGAGGACGCCGACGCGGCCGCCCGGGAGTCGTACCTGCTCGTTCCGACGGGGACCGACGTGGAGACGGCGCAAGTCTACAAGTTCGCCGGCGAACCGGCTCCCTGTGAGGGCGACGAAAAGGGCAAGTTCGAGTTCCTCAAGGTCGCGTACGAACCCGTCGACCTCGAAGACGAGGACGATGACGAGGAGAAGGAGGTCGACGGTGCGACGGTCACGTTCCGGAATCAGACGTACGGCGGTAGCAAGGTCACGGTGCAGGAGACCTTCCTGCCGGAGGAGGGGTTCATGGCCATCCACGACCTGAGCTTGGTGGCAGACGGGTTAAATCCGGTGGACAGCGTCATCGGCGCGTCCGAACTCCTCGATGCGGGCGAACACGAAGACGTGGAGGTGCCGCTGTTCGAGAGCGTACCGGGTGCAGAGTTCAATCAGGATGAACTCCAGTCGACGCAGGCGCTCATCGCGATGCCCCACAAGAGTACGAACGACAACGAGACGTACGACTTCGTCCAGTCGGGCGGTGAGAAAGACGGTCCGTTCACCAGAGGCGGCGCGGCGGTCGTCGACATCGCCTTCGTCGTTGTGGAATAG